A region of Homo sapiens chromosome 17, GRCh38.p14 Primary Assembly DNA encodes the following proteins:
- the AATK gene encoding serine/threonine-protein kinase LMTK1 isoform 2 (isoform 2 is encoded by transcript variant 2) gives MAKQPGRSVQLLKSTDVGRHSLLYLKEIGRGWFGKVFLGEVNSGISSAQVVVKELQASASVQEQMQFLEEVQPYRALKHSNLLQCLAQCAEVTPYLLVMEFCPLGDLKGYLRSCRVAESMAPDPRTLQRMACEVACGVLHLHRNNFVHSDLALRNCLLTADLTVKIGDYGLAHCKYREDYFVTADQLWVPLRWIAPELVDEVHSNLLVVDQTKSGNVWSLGVTIWELFELGTQPYPQHSDQQVLAYTVREQQLKLPKPQLQLTLSDRWYEVMQFCWLQPEQRPTAEEVHLLLSYLCAKGATEAEEEFERRWRSLRPGGGGVGPGPGAAGPMLGGVVELAAASSFPLLEQFAGDGFHADGDDVLTVTETSRGLNFEYKWEAGRGAEAFPATLSPGRTARLQELCAPDGAPPGVVPVLSAHSPSLGSEYFIRLEEAAPAAGHDPDCAGCAPSPPATADQDDDSDGSTAASLAMEPLLGHGPPVDVPWGRGDHYPRRSLARDPLCPSRSPSPSAGPLSLAEGGAEDADWGVAAFCPAFFEDPLGTSPLGSSGAPPLPLTGEDELEEVGARRAAQRGHWRSNVSANNNSGSRCPESWDPVSAGGHAEGCPSPKQTPRASPEPGYPGEPLLGLQAASAQEPGCCPGLPHLCSAQGLAPAPCLVTPSWTETASSGGDHPQAEPKLATEAEGTTGPRLPLPSVPSPSQEGAPLPSEEASAPDAPDALPDSPTPATGGEVSAIKLASALNGSSSSPEVEAPSSEDEDTAEATSGIFTDTSSDGLQARRPDVVPAFRSLQKQVGTPDSLDSLDIPSSASDGGYEVFSPSATGPSGGQPRALDSGYDTENYESPEFVLKEAQEGCEPQAFAELASEGEGPGPETRLSTSLSGLNEKNPYRDSAYFSDLEAEAEATSGPEKKCGGDRAPGPELGLPSTGQPSEQVCLRPGVSGEAQGSGPGEVLPPLLQLEGSSPEPSTCPSGLVPEPPEPQGPAKVRPGPSPSCSQFFLLTPVPLRSEGNSSEFQGPPGLLSGPAPQKRMGGPGTPRAPLRLALPGLPAALEGRPEEEEEDSEDSDESDEELRCYSVQEPSEDSEEEAPAVPVVVAESQSARNLRSLLKMPSLLSETFCEDLERKKKAVSFFDDVTVYLFDQESPTRELGEPFPGAKESPPTFLRGSPGSPSAPNRPQQADGSPNGSTAEEGGGFAWDDDFPLMTAKAAFAMALDPAAPAPAAPTPTPAPFSRFTVSPAPTSRFSITHVSDSDAESKRGPEAGAGGESKEA, from the exons GGGGACCTCAAGGGCTACCTGCGGAGCTGCCGGGTGGCGGAGTCCATGGCTCCCGACCCCCGGACCCTGCAGCGCATGGCCTGTGAGGTGGCCTGTGGCGTCCTGCACCTTCATCGCAACAATTTCGTGCACAG cGACCTGGCCCTGCGGAACTGCCTGCTCACGGCTGACCTGACGGTGAAGATTGGTGACTATggcctggctcactgcaagtacaga GAGGACTACTTCGTGACTGCCGACCAGCTGTGGGTGCCTCTGCGCTGGATCGCGCCAGAGCTGGTGGACGAGGTGCATAGCAACCTGCTCGTCGTGGACCAGACCAAGAGCGGGAATGTGTG GTCCCTGGGCGTGACCATCTGGGAGCTCTTTGAGCTGGGCACGCAGCCCTATCCCCAGCACTCGGACCAGCAGGTGCTGGCGTACACGGTCCGGGAGCAGCAGCTCAAGCTGCCCAAGCCCCAGCTGCAGCTGACCCTGTCGGACCGCTG GTACGAGGTGATGCAGTTCTGCTGGCTGCAGCCCGAGCAGCGGCCCACAGCCGAGGAGGTGCACCTGCTGCTGTCCTACCTGTGTGCCAAGGGCGCCACCGAAGCAGAGGAGGAGTTTGAACGGCGCTGGCGCTCTCTGCGGCCCGGCGGGGGCGGCGTGGGGCCCGGGCCCGGTGCGGCGGGGCCCATGCTGGGCGGCGTGGTGGAGCTCGCCGCTGCCTCGTCCTTCCCGCTGCTGGAGCAGTTCGCGGGCGACGGCTTCCACGCGGACGGCGACGACGTGCTGACGGTGACCGAGACCAGCCGAGGCCTCAATTTTGAGTACAAGTGGGAGGCGGGCCGCGGCGCGGAGGCCTTCCCGGCCACGCTGAGCCCTGGCCGCACCGCACGCCTGCAGGAGCTGTGCGCCCCCGACGGCGCGCCCCCGGGCGTGGTTCCGGTGCTCAGCGCGCACAGCCCGTCGCTGGGCAGCGAGTACTTCATCCGCCTAGAGGAGGCCGCACCCGCCGCCGGCCACGACCCTGACTGCGCCGGCTGCGCCCCCAGTCCACCTGCCACCGCGGACCAGGACGACGACTCTGACGGCAGCACCGCCGCCTCGCTGGCCATGGAGCCGCTGCTGGGCCACGGGCCACCCGTCGACGTCCCCTGGGGCCGCGGCGACCACTACCCTCGCAGAAGCTTGGCGCGGGACCCGCTCTGCCCCTCACGCTCTCCCTCGCCCTCGGCGGGGCCCCTGAGTCTGGCGGAGGGAGGAGCGGAGGATGCAGACTGGGGCGTGGCCGCCTTCTGTCCTGCCTTCTTCGAGGACCCACTGGGCACGTCCCCTTTGGGGAGCTCAGGGGCGCCCCCGCTGCCGCTGACTGGCGAGGATGAGCTAGAGGAGGTGGGAGCGCGGAGGGCCGCCCAGCGCGGGCACTGGCGCTCCAACGTGTCAGCCAACAACAACAGCGGCAGCCGCTGTCCAGAGTCCTGGGACCCCGTCTCTGCGGGCGGCCACGCTGAGGGCTGCCCCAGTCCAAAGCAGACCCCACGGGCCTCCCCCGAGCCGGGGTACCCTGGAGAGCCTCTGCTTGGGCTCCAGGCAGCCTCTGCCCAGGAGCCAGGCTGCTGCCCCGGCCTCCCTCATCTATGCtctgcccagggcctggcacctgCTCCCTGCCTGGTTACACCCTCCTGGACAGAGACAGCCAGTAGTGGGGGTGACCACCCGCAGGCAGAGCCCAAGCTTGCCACGGAGGCTGAGGGCACTACCGGACCCCGCCTGCCCCTTCCTTCCgtcccctccccatcccaggaGGGAGCCCCACTTCCCTCGGAGGAGGCCAGTGCCCCCGACGCCCCTGATGCCCTGCCTGACTCTCCCACGCCTGCTACTGGTGGCGAGGTGTCTGCCATCAAGCTGGCTTCTGCCCTGAATGGCAGCAGCAGCTCTCCCGAGGTGGAGGCACCCAGCAGTGAGGATGAGGACACGGCCGAGGCCACCTCAGGCATCTTCACCGACACGTCCAGCGACGGCCTGCAGGCCAGGAGGCCGGATGTGGTGCCAGCCTTCCGCTCTCTGCAGAAGCAGGTGGGGACCCCCGACTCCCTGGACTCCCTGGACATCCCGTCCTCAGCCAGTGATGGTGGCTATGAGGTCTTCAGCCCGTCGGCCACTGGCCCCTCTGGAGGGCAGCCGCGAGCGCTGGACAGTGGCTATGACACCGAGAACTATGAGTCCCCTGAGTTTGTGCTCAAGGAGGCGCAGGAAGGGTGTGAGCCCCAGGCCTTTGCGGAGCTGGCCTCAGAGGGTGAGGGCCCCGGGCCCGAGACACGGCTCTCCACCTCCCTCAGTGGCCTCAACGAGAAGAATCCCTACCGAGACTCTGCCTACTTCTCAGACCTCGAGGCTGAGGCCGAGGCCACCTCAGGCCCAGAGAAGAAGTGCGGCGGGGACCGAGCCCCCGGGCCAGAGCTGGGCCTGCCGAGCACTGGGCAGCCGTCTGAGCAGGTCTGTCTCAGGCCTGGGGTTTCCGGGGAGGCACAAGGCTCTGGCCCCGGGGAGGTGCTGCCCCCACTGCTGCAGCTTGAAGGGTCCTCCCCAGAGCCCAGCACCTGCCCCTCGGGCCTGGTCCCAGAGCCTCCGGAGCCCCAAGGCCCAGCCAAGGTGCGGCCTGGGCCCAGCCCCAGCTGCTCCCAGTTTTTCCTGCTGACCCCGGTTCCGCTGAGATCAGAAGGCAACAGCTCTGAGTTCCAGGGGCCCCCAGGACTGTTGTCAGGGCCGGCCCCACAAAAGCGGATGGGGGGCCCAGGCACCCCCAGAGCCCCACTCCGCCTGGCTCTGCCCGGCCTCCCTGCGGCCTTGGAGGGCCggccggaggaggaggaggaggacagtgAGGACAGCGACGAGTCTGACGAGGAGCTCCGCTGCTACAGCGTCCAGGAGCCTAGCGAGGACAGCGAAGAGGAGGCGCCGGCGGTGCCCGTGGTGGTGGCTGAGAGCCAGAGCGCGCGCAACCTGCGCAGCCTGCTCAAGATGCCCAGCCTGCTGTCCGAGACCTTCTGCGAGGACCTGGAACGCAAGAAGAAGGCCGTGTCCTTCTTCGACGACGTCACCGTCTACCTCTTTGACCAG GAAAGCCCCACCCGGGAGCTCGGGGAGCCCTTCCCGGGCGCCAAGGAATCGCCCCCTACGTTCCTTAGGGGGAGCCCCGGCTCTCCCAGCGCCCCCAACCGGCCGCAGCAGGCTGATGGCTCCCCAAATGGCTCCACAGCGGAAGAGG GTGGTGGGTTCGCGTGGGACGACGACTTCCCGCTGATGACGGCCAAGGCAGCCTTCGCCATGGCCCTAGACCCGGCCGCACCCGCCCCGGCTGCGCCCACGCCCACGCCCGCTCCCTTCTCGCGCTTCACGGTGTCGCCCGCGCCCACGTCCCGCTTCTCCATCACGCACGTGTCTGACTCGGACGCCGAGTCCAAGAGAG